The nucleotide sequence TCGCCAGTGAATCCTTGGTGGAGTCCCGTTGGTTGAAACCTTTCGGTGAGTCCCTGCGCAAGCTGCGGCATCTGCATCAGGATTTGGCTCATACGCTGGACGCGATGCGGGAAACCGAGGGAACCGATGATGGCGGGCAAACCGTGGCGGCGTTGCATGATTCCGCGCGTGAATTGGTCGCGCAGTGTCAGCAATTCGTGAGCGCACGGTTCGACGAGTTGGAGGAGTTTGATCATCGTTCGTCACGGTTGTCTCATCGCCTTTACGACGTGGCGCTGGCTGCCCGCATGCGTCCGTTTGCGGATGGGGTGCACGGATTCCCTCGTTTGGTGCGCGATGTGAGTCGGGAACTGGGCAAACAAGTGCGGCTGGAGTTGGTGGGAGAGGGGACGACGGTCGACCGCAATATTTTGGAAAAACTCGAAGCACCGCTCGGCCATCTGCTGCGAAATGCCATCGACCACGGCGTGGAGGCTCCCGAAGTCAGGTCGACCGTCGGCAAACCCGCGGAAGCGACCATCCGGTTGGAGGCGCGACACAATGCCGGCACGCTGCAAGTCATCGTTGCCGACGACGGACGCGGCATCGATATCGCGGGATTGCGCGACAAAATCGTGAGGCGCGGACTGACCAACGAGGAGACGGCGCAGAAGATGAGTGAAACGGAATTGTGGGAGTTTCTCTTCCTGCCCGGATTCACGATGAAGGACAACGTGACCAAAATTTCGGGCCGGGGAGTCGGTCTCGATGTGGTGCAGTCAATGGTCAAGCAAGTGCGCGGCACCGTGCGCGTCACCTCCCAGCCCGGCATCGGCACCCGTTTTCTGCTGCAGTTGCCGCTGACGCTTTCCGTCGTCCGGGCGTTGTTGGTGGAGATCGGGGGAGAAGTCTATGCGTTCCCTCTGGCCAACCTTGCCCACACCATGAAAATTTCGCGGGGCTCGATCGCCGAACTGGAAGGACGAGCGCACTTCGACTTGGCGGGGCAACGGGTGGGTTTGGTGAGCGGTCATCAAGTCCTCGGCGGGAAGGAATCCACCACGAGCGACGAAACGCTGTCGGTCGTGGTCGTGGGCGAAACCGGCAACCATTACGGCATCGTGGTCGATCGTTTTCGGGAGGAACGCGAACTGGTTGTGCAACCACTCGACGCCCGGCTGGGTAAGATTCAGGATATTGCCGCGGCCGCGGTGATGACCGACGGTTCACCGGTATTGATCATCGACGTGGAAGACATGGTGCGATCGGTGGAGAAATTGGTGTCATCCGGTCAACTTAGCGGCATGCGGGAAACGGCGGTCGGCACCGAAGCGACGCGGGCCGCCCCACGTATTCTGGTGGTGGACGACTCGCTGACCGTGCGCGAACTCGAGCGCAAGGTTCTGGTGGGCCACGGCTATCAGGTGGAAGTCGCTGTCGACGGGATGGACGGCTGGAATGCCGTGCGATCGGGGCGGTTTGATCTGGTGGTGACGGATGTGGACATGCCGCGGATGGACGGCATTGAGCTGGTTTCATTGATCAAACAAGATCCGCATTTGTCCAACGTGCCCGTGATGATCATTTCTTATAAAGACCGGGAGGAAGATCGGCGGCGGGGACTCGACGCGGGAGCAGATTACTATCTGACCAAGGGGAGTTTTCACGACGACACGTTGGTTGAGACGGTGGTGGATTTGATCGGAGAGCCCAACGCATGAGAATCGGCATCGTGAACGACATGGCGCTGACGGTCGAAGTGCTGAAGCGGGTGCTGGCGTTGAATCCGCGTCATCACATTGCGTGGGTGGCGCGGACGGGCCAGGAAGCGGTCGAAAAGTGCGCGCAAGACACGCCTGAACTGGTGTTGATGGATCTGATCATGCCCCAGCTCGACGGGGTCGAGGCCACGCGCCGCATCATGGCAAATTCGCCCTGTGCCATCTTGGTGGTTACCGTTAGCGTGGGTAAGAATGCGTGGAAAGCTTTCGAAGCGATGGGGCACGGGGCATTGGATGCCGTCGACACACCCACCTTCGGGTCGGGCGACTGGCGAACCAATGCGGCACCGCTGCTGGCAAAAATCGAAATTATCGGGAAAATGGTCAAGGACCGCAACGGAAGGCTGACGCCACCGTTGCAAGCCCCACGGGGGATCAACACCTCCGGCAACCAGCATGTCCGCCTCCTGGCGATCGGAGCATCGGCGGGAGGGCCGGCGGCGGTAAACCAAATTCTGGCGGGATTGCCATGCGATTTTCCGGCCGCGGTGGTGGTGGTGCAACACGTGGATGAACGCTTTGCCCAAGGGATGGCCGACTG is from Synoicihabitans lomoniglobus and encodes:
- a CDS encoding hybrid sensor histidine kinase/response regulator, which produces MSDDLSDFSLFDLFRLEAENQTQVMTEGLLALERDSTAQAELEACMRAAHSLKGAARIVGLDGGVSVAHVMEDCFVAAQQGGIKLDHARIDVLLQGVDLLTQIAQTSEADVAQWEGDRRAEIDAFLTRLSHADETQSEAAVPARETATEIPAEVTTESEASNKSPPPVSAQTSPPPLATGPKETGERVLRVTADNLDRMLALASESLVESRWLKPFGESLRKLRHLHQDLAHTLDAMRETEGTDDGGQTVAALHDSARELVAQCQQFVSARFDELEEFDHRSSRLSHRLYDVALAARMRPFADGVHGFPRLVRDVSRELGKQVRLELVGEGTTVDRNILEKLEAPLGHLLRNAIDHGVEAPEVRSTVGKPAEATIRLEARHNAGTLQVIVADDGRGIDIAGLRDKIVRRGLTNEETAQKMSETELWEFLFLPGFTMKDNVTKISGRGVGLDVVQSMVKQVRGTVRVTSQPGIGTRFLLQLPLTLSVVRALLVEIGGEVYAFPLANLAHTMKISRGSIAELEGRAHFDLAGQRVGLVSGHQVLGGKESTTSDETLSVVVVGETGNHYGIVVDRFREERELVVQPLDARLGKIQDIAAAAVMTDGSPVLIIDVEDMVRSVEKLVSSGQLSGMRETAVGTEATRAAPRILVVDDSLTVRELERKVLVGHGYQVEVAVDGMDGWNAVRSGRFDLVVTDVDMPRMDGIELVSLIKQDPHLSNVPVMIISYKDREEDRRRGLDAGADYYLTKGSFHDDTLVETVVDLIGEPNA
- a CDS encoding chemotaxis response regulator protein-glutamate methylesterase, whose translation is MRIGIVNDMALTVEVLKRVLALNPRHHIAWVARTGQEAVEKCAQDTPELVLMDLIMPQLDGVEATRRIMANSPCAILVVTVSVGKNAWKAFEAMGHGALDAVDTPTFGSGDWRTNAAPLLAKIEIIGKMVKDRNGRLTPPLQAPRGINTSGNQHVRLLAIGASAGGPAAVNQILAGLPCDFPAAVVVVQHVDERFAQGMADWLGQESRLPVRVAREGDEPAMGTVLLGGTNDHLVVGADGRLHYKRQPVEYVYRPSVDVFYQSLSLHWKGPVVGVLLTGMGRDGALGLKALRNQGQHTITQDEASSAVYGMPKAAAKLAAAVEILSLERIPSRLTQIWRAG